One segment of Nitrososphaerota archaeon DNA contains the following:
- a CDS encoding acyl-CoA thioesterase — translation MRETQPSILGSIKYRIKVSDTDTGGRVFFPNYARLFNESILHAFRMRGITLHPTFSMTYVDNKPLEGHFVVGEYSCRIEAPSQYDDVVLVEVWVKKIGERSITFEGRMLDEGRGIILAKGLITYVYVHNDKSKEIPKELIERLHSHPKRHEEFF, via the coding sequence ATGAGAGAGACTCAACCTAGCATCTTGGGCTCTATAAAATATAGAATTAAAGTCTCTGATACCGATACTGGTGGGAGAGTGTTCTTCCCAAACTATGCTAGGCTCTTCAACGAATCTATACTCCACGCATTTAGGATGCGGGGGATCACCCTGCATCCAACGTTTTCTATGACGTACGTTGATAACAAACCTCTTGAAGGCCATTTTGTTGTAGGCGAATACTCTTGCCGTATAGAAGCGCCATCTCAATATGATGATGTGGTGTTGGTAGAAGTTTGGGTTAAGAAGATTGGAGAGCGATCCATAACCTTTGAAGGGAGAATGCTAGATGAAGGTAGGGGTATAATCTTAGCAAAGGGGTTGATAACTTATGTGTATGTTCACAACGATAAATCTAAAGAAATCCCCAAAGAGCTCATTGAACGTCTACACTCGCATCCAAAACGTCACGAAGAGTTCTTTTAG
- a CDS encoding HesA/MoeB/ThiF family protein, whose product MQPSAFSEYYLRQITMPELGIEGQRRLSKGRVAVIGVGGLGSVSSLYLALAGVGYLRLVDQDTIELHNLHRQALYTRKDLRYPKVEVAAKKLNEINPDVKIDIVPENVRRSNVDSIIEGVDCVVDGLDNMSTRYIVNEACTKRRIPYVFGGALGLEGNVTVFHPPETPCLECVFPGLDDEILPTCSTRGVIGATPGAVAAIQALEAIKILAGIEGGLKNRLLICDFRRMDFLTVELAKTEGCRVCQQRVERAAEQRERLTWMCGRDTVNINPPKPMNIDLNEVLQKIGGYKVLASSPIILVFEYKGVEVSLFRQGRMLLKNVKSEDEALAIYNELLRLLELS is encoded by the coding sequence ATGCAGCCAAGCGCATTCAGCGAATACTATCTACGCCAAATAACTATGCCTGAGCTAGGCATAGAAGGGCAGCGAAGGCTCAGCAAAGGAAGAGTCGCAGTCATAGGTGTAGGGGGGCTGGGTAGCGTTTCATCACTCTATCTAGCTTTAGCTGGAGTAGGCTATCTTAGGCTAGTGGACCAAGACACCATCGAGCTACATAACCTCCATAGACAAGCGCTGTACACCAGAAAAGATCTGAGGTATCCAAAGGTTGAAGTAGCCGCTAAAAAGCTCAACGAAATAAACCCAGATGTTAAGATAGACATAGTACCGGAGAATGTTAGACGCTCAAATGTGGACAGTATCATCGAGGGTGTAGATTGTGTAGTTGACGGTTTAGATAATATGAGCACAAGGTATATCGTGAACGAAGCTTGTACTAAACGAAGAATACCCTATGTCTTCGGAGGTGCCCTAGGCTTAGAAGGTAACGTCACCGTCTTTCACCCACCAGAAACACCTTGCCTAGAATGTGTCTTTCCAGGATTGGATGATGAGATACTACCAACTTGCTCCACGCGAGGTGTAATAGGTGCCACACCAGGTGCTGTAGCTGCTATACAGGCTTTAGAAGCGATAAAGATCTTAGCTGGAATAGAAGGCGGCTTAAAAAATAGGTTGCTTATTTGCGACTTTAGAAGGATGGATTTCTTAACAGTCGAATTAGCTAAGACTGAGGGGTGTAGGGTCTGTCAGCAGAGGGTTGAAAGAGCAGCGGAGCAAAGAGAGCGGTTGACGTGGATGTGTGGTAGAGATACCGTAAACATTAACCCACCTAAACCTATGAATATAGACTTGAATGAGGTGCTTCAGAAGATCGGCGGCTATAAGGTGCTGGCAAGCTCACCTATCATCCTTGTCTTTGAATATAAAGGGGTTGAGGTAAGCCTATTTAGGCAAGGTAGGATGCTCTTAAAAAATGTAAAGAGCGAAGACGAGGCATTAGCCATCTACAACGAGTTACTCAGACTACTGGAACTTAGCTAA